In Phreatobacter cathodiphilus, the genomic window GAAACTGCGCTCCTCCGCCACCAGGGCGAAGACGGCGAGGGCGTCGAGGTCACGCACCATTGGTTAGTTTCTCTTTCCAGACTAGCCGAAAATCGATGGCTAATCACGACAATGCCGCGCAGCTAGGGTCCTGCCAACCCGGATCGGCCGGGTCCACTGTGAAAGGAAACCGTCATGGCTCTCGACAAGGTCATCCTCGTCACCGGCGCCTCCAGCGGCATCGGCGCCGGCATCGCCCGCGAACTGGGGCGCGCCGGAGCGAAGCTCGTTCTCGGTGCCCGTCGCACCGACAGGCTCGAAAAACTGGCCGCCGAAATCGGAGGCGGGGCGCTGGTCCGGCGCCTCGACGTCACCGACCGCGCCGATGTCGCCGCCTTCGCCGCGGCCGCCCGCGAGCGCTTCGGCCGGGTCGACGTCATCGTCAACAATGCCGGCATCATGCCGCTCTCGGCCATGGCCTCTCTCAAGGTCGAGGAGTGGGATCGCATGGTGGACGTCAACATCAAGGGCGTTCTCCACGGCATCGCCGCGGTGCTGCCTGAGATGACCGCGCGCGGCTCCGGCCACATCGTCAACATCGCCTCCATCGGCGCGCTCCAGGTTTTCCCCATGGCGGCCGTCTATTGCGCGACGAAGTTCGCGGTGTGCGCCATTTCCGACGGGCTTCGGCAGGAGCACGACACCATCCGCGTCACCTGCATCCATCCCGGTGTCGTCGAGAGCGAGCTTGCCGACACCATCACCGATCCCGCGGCGGCCGCGGCGATGAAGGCCTTCCGGGCGGTCGCCCTGACTCCCGACGCCATCGCGCGGGCCGTCCGCTACGCCATCGAGCAACCCGACGACGTCGATGTCAGCGAGATCGTCGTTCGCCCCACCGCCAGCCGATGAGGAGACGGGCCATGACACGCCGGGTCCACTCTGCCCGCACCGCGCTCCTCCTCGCCGCCGCCATAGCATTGACCCCTGTTCAGAAAGCCACCGCCCAGATGACGAACCCAACCGAGGCGACGCCCCCCGTTCCCGCTCATCCCTATGTCGGCATGTGGGTGACGCCGGACGGCCACATCCGCCACGAATTGCTACCGAACGGCCGCTACGACGAGGCGAGAGGCGCACGGGCGAGCGCCTATCGCGGCCGCTACGTCGTGCGCGGCAACCACATCGACTACTGGGACGACACCGGCTTCACCGCCGACGGCACCTTCGTCGACGCGGACACCCTGCACCACGGCGGCATGGTCTTCAGGCGGCAGCGCTGACCGCGGCACCAGCCGCGAGAGCGAGGGCGCCGGGATCGACCTCCACGCCGGCGCAGCCGTCATGGCGTCGTCACATAAATCGACCATTCTGGATATATGGATGATGAACAGGTGATCTCGGCCCTCGCGGCCCTCGCCCAGCCGACCCGGCTCAATGCCTTCAAGACGCTCGTCGCAAGCGAGCCGGAGGGCGTGCCGGCCGGGGAGCTGGCGCGGATCTGCGGCGTTCCGCAGAACACCATGTCGTCTCACCTGGCGATCCTCCTTCGCGCCCGGCTCGTCAGTGCCCATCGCCGGAGCCGTTCGATCATCTACCGCGCAGACCTCGACCGCTTCCGCGCCATGACCCTCCACCTCGTTCAGGACTGCTGCGGCGGGCGGCCGGAGGTCTGCGCGCCGATCATCAGGGGCCTTGCGCCCTCCTGTTCACCGAAGGCGGACGTGTCATGACAGAACAGATTGCAGCGACCCGCATTTACAACGTGCTCTTCCTCTGCACCGGCAATTCCTCCCGCTCCATCATGGCCGAGGCCATCCTCAACCGGGACGGCGCCGGCAAGTTTCGCGGCTATTCCGCCGGTAGCCATCCCACCGGCACCGTCAACCCGCTGACGCTGAAGGTGTTGGGCAGCTATGGCTATTCCACCGAGGGTCTCGCCTCGAAGAGCTGGGACGTCTTCACCGGCCCGGAAGCGCCGGTGATGGATTTCGTCTTCACGGTCTGCGACAGCGCCGCCGGCGAGGTGGCGCCGGTCTGGCCGGGGCAGCCGGTGACCGCCCATTGGGGTATCGAGAATCCCACCCGGGGCACCGGCAGCGACCTTGAGCGCGAGGCGGCCTTCGTCGCCGCCTTCCGCTACCTGCGCAACCGCATCACTGTCTTCTCGGCACTGCCGCTCGCCAGCCTCGACCGCCTGAACCTCGGTGCCCGGCTGCGCGACATCGGGCAGCTCGAAGGCACGACGCGCCCGGACCCGAAGGTCGCCTGACGCATGACCCTGTTCGAGCGTTACCTCACCCTCTGGGTGCTCGCCTGCATCGTCGTCGGCATCGGCCTCGGCACCGCCCTGCCCGGCCTGTTCACCCTGATCGCGGCGGCGGAAGTCGCCAACGTCAACCTGCCGGTGGCGGTGCTGATCTGGCTGATGATCATCCCGATGCTGCTGCGGATCGACTTCAGCGCCCTCGGCAAGGTCGGCGCCTTCTGGCGCGGTATCGGCGTGACGCTCTTCATCAACTGGGCGGTGAAACCCTTCTCCATGGCGCTGCTCGGCTGGCTCTTCATCGGCTGGCTGTTCCGGCCCTGGCTGCCGGAAGCCCAGATCCAGTCCTACATCGCCGGCCTCATCGTGCTGGCGGCCGCGCCCTGCACGGCCATGGTCTTCGTCTGGTCGAATCTGACGCGCGGCGAGCCGCATTTCACCCTGAGCCAAGTCGCGCTCAACGATGCGATCATGGTGGTGGCCTTCGCGCCCATCGTCGGGTTGTTGCTCGGCCTCTCCGCCATCACCGTGCCCTGGGCGACCCTGCTGCTGTCGGTCGTGCTCTACATCGTCATCCCGGTCGTGCTCGCGCAGGTGCTGCGCCGGCGCCTCACGGCGAAGGGCGGCGAGGCGGCGGTCGAGCGGCTGCTCGCCCTGCTGCAGCCGGTCTCCCTCGCCGCCCTGCTGGCGACGCTGGTGCTGCTGTTCGGCTTCCAGGGCCGGCAGATCGTCGCCCAGCCGCTGATCATCGCGCTGCTGGCCGTGCCCATCCTGATCCAGGTCTATCTCAATTCCGGCCTCGCCTATCTCCTCAACCGGATGACCGGCGAAAGGCATTGCGTCGCCGGTCCCTCAGCGCTGATCGGCGCGAGCAATTTTTTCGAGCTGGCGGTAGCGGCGGCCATCAGCCTGTTCGGTCTGAATTCGGGCGCGGCGCTGGCCACCGTCGTCGGCGTGCTGGTCGAGGTGCCGGTCATGCTCTCGGTCGTCTGGTTGGTGAACCGGACGCAGGGCTGGTACGAGGCCGGCCCGGCGGTCCAGCGGCGCCAGGTCGCCGCGCCGCTTGCCCAGCCCCTACCATGACGAGCGGAGAGACACCCATGCGGGTCGGTATCAGCGGCATGGGCCGCATCGGGCGGCTGGCGCTGCGGGCGGCGCTGGGCGCGGCCCAGCGCGGAGCGGACGATCCGCGGGCCGTCAACCGGCTCGACGTCGTCCACCTCAACGAGATCAAGGGGGGCGCTGCAACCACGGCGCACCTCCTCGAATTCGACAGCGTCCAGGGCCGCTGGCGCGGCGGCATCGCCGCCGAGGGCGAGGATGCCGTCACCATCGGCGACAGGCGGATGAGCTTTTCGGCCCATGCAGCGCCCGCCGACATCCCCTGGGGCGATCTCGGCGTCGACGTGGTGCTGGAATGTACGGGCAAGTTCCTCACCCCCGCGGTACTCGAAGGGCACCTGAAGCGTGGGGCCAAGCGCGTCATCGTCGCCGCTCCGGTCAAGGACCCGTCCGTCCTCAACGTCGTCGTCGGCGTCAACGAGCAACTCTACGACCCGGCGAAGCACCCGATCGTCACCGCCGCCTCCTGCACCACCAACTGTCTCGCCCCGGTGGTGAAGGTGGTGCACGAGGCCATCGGAATCGAGCGCGGCCAGATCACCACCATCCATGACCCCACCAACACCAACGTCGTCGTCGACGCGCCGCACAAGGACCTGCGCCGGGCGCGCTCGGCCATGCTGTCGCTGCAGCCGACGACCACCGGCAGCGCGACGGCCATCGCGCTCATCTACCCGGATCTCAAGGGCCGGCTCGACGGCCACGCGGTGCGCGCCCCCGTCCTCAACGCCTCGCTGACGGACTGCGTCTTCCAGGTGAAGCGGCCGACCAGCGCCGCCGAGGTCAACGACCTGTTCAGGACGGCAGCGACGGGACCGCTCGCCGGCATTCTCGGCTTCGAGCCGCTGCCGCTGGTCTCCGCCGACTATGCCCGCGACACCCGCTCGGCCATCGTCGACGGCCCCTCGACGCTGGTGACCGACGGCGTGATGCTCAAGGTCTATGCCTGGTACGACAACGAGATGGGCTATGCCTGCCGCATGGTCGATCTCGCCAACCACCTCGCGGCGGTCGGGATCTGACATGGCCGCCTTCTCCGCCGGCCTGCGCAACTACGCCATCGTCACGGCGGCCTATTGGGGCTTCACGCTGACGGACGGCGCGTTGCGCATGCTCGTCCTCTTCACCTTCTTCAAGCTCGGCTATTCGCCCTTCACCCTGGCGCTCCTGTTCCTGCTCTATGAGGCCGCCGGCATCGGCGCCAACTTTATCGGCGGCTGGCTCGCCACGCGCTACGGCATCACCCGCATGCTGACGGTCGGCCTTTCGACGCAGATCGCCGGCTTCCTTCTGCTGTCGGCCATGTCGCCGGGCTGGGAGGCGGCCTTCCTCGTCACCTGGGTGGTGGCGGCACAGGGCATCTGCGGCGTCGCCAAGGACATCACCAAGACCGCGTCAAAATCGGCGATCAAGGTCACCGAGAAGGAGGCGCGCAGCGCGGGCGAGGGTTCGGACGGGCGGCTGTTCCGCTGGGTCGCCTGGTTCACCGGATCGAAGAACGCCATGAAGGGCGCCGGCTTCTTCCTCGGCGGCCTGCTTTTGGAGGCCTTCGGCTTCCGCCTGGCGCTCTGGCTGATGGCGGCGGCGCTGGGGCTGGTGCTTCTCGGCGTCGTCCTGTCGCTCCCGCCGATGATGGGCAAGGCCAAGGCCAGCGCCACGGCGCGCGAGCTCTTCGGCAAGAGCCGCGGCGTCAACCTGCTCGCCGCCGCGCGCATCGGCCTGTTCGGCGCCCGCGACGTCTGGTTCGTGGTCGGCCTGCCGGTCTTCCTCTACGCCTCCGGCTGGACCTTCCCGATGGTGGGAGGCTTCCTCGCGGTCTGGACCATCGGCTACGGCCTCGTGCAGGCCTCGGCGCCGGCGCTGGTGAAGCGCAGTCCGGATGGGCTTTCGAACGAGGTTCCGGCGGCGCGGCTGTGGTCCCTCGCGCTGATGCTGGTGCCCATCCTCATCGCCGCGATCCTCGCCTTCCAGCCGCCGCGGGCGGACATCGTGCTCGTCGTCGGGCTCTGCGTCTTCGGCTTCGCCTTCGCGGTCAATTCCTCCGTCCATTCCTATCTCATCCTCGCCTATGCGGGCTCGGAGAAGGCGGCCGAGGACGTCGGCTTCTACTATGCGGCCAATGCGGCGGGGCGCTTCGCCGGCACGCTGCTGTCGGGCCTGCTCTACCAGACGGGCGGCATCCTCGGCTGCCTCGCAGGCTCCGCCGCCATGCTCGCGGCGTGCTGGCTGGCGACGCTCGCCTTGCCCGTCACCCGCGAAGCGCCGACGGCGGAGCCCGCGCCATGACCGTCACGATCTATCACAACCCCGCCTGCGGCACGTCGCGCAACGCGCTCGCCATGATCCGCGCGAGCGGGGTCGAGCCGGTCGTCATCGAGTACCTGAAGACGCCGCCGAGCCGGGACCGGCTGGTCTGCCTCATCGCCGCCATGGGGATCACGCCGCGCCAACTGCTGCGCGAGAAGGGCACGCCCTATGCCGAACTCGGCCTCGGCGATCCCTCGCTCACCGACGAAGCCATCCTCGACGCCATTATGGCCCATCCCATCCTCATCAACCGGCCGATCGTCGAGACGCCCAGGGGCACGCGCCTCTGCCGGCCGTCGGAAGCCGTGCTGGCGTTGCTCGACACCCCGCCCGAAAGTTTCACCAAGGAGGACGGCGAGGTGGTGCGACCGGAGGGGGATGCCTCGCAGCGCCGTCCATAGCCGCCGGCGCGACGACTGCTCGGCCTCCCGATCCCCTCTCGCAGTCCGCGACGGCATCCGTTATGGTTCGCCCGCCGCTTCGTCGAGGACTTTTCACTTGAGCCCATCCATGTCCCGCCGCTCTGCCCTTCTTGCTGTCCTCGCGGGCGCGGTGGCGCTCGGCGGCTGCGGCCGCAGGGGCAGCCTCGAACTCCCCGGCGAGACGCCCTCGCCCATCGGTGGACCGACGCCGCCGAACCTGCCGCCCCGCACCGAGCCCCCGGCCGATCCCGCCAGCCCCGCCCAGCGCCAGGCCCAGCCGGCGCGCCGCGACTACGACCGCAACCGCCCCGCCGGCCAGGGCCAGCTCCTGCCCTCCGGCCAGTTCGTCCTCGACCCGCTTCTCTAGTCCTGCCGGCCGTCCAGGCCCGAGGCATCCCAGCGAACGCCCGCACCATGCACCATTTCGCCTATCGCGACGGCCGCCTTCATGCCGAGGACGTGCCGCTCGAGACCATCGCGGCCGAGGTCGGCACGCCGTTCTACTGCTATTCCACCGCCACCCTGGAGCGGCACTACCGCGTCTTCTCCGAGGCCTTCGCCGGCCTCGATTTCCTCGTCTGCTACGCGATGAAGGCCAATTCCAACCAGGCGGTCATCTCGACGCTCGCACGGCTCGGTGCCGGCATGGACGTGGTCTCCGGCGGTGAGCTGAAGCGCGCGATCGCCGCCGGCGTTCCCGGCGAGCGCATCATGTTCTCCGGCGTCGGCAAGACCGAGGCCGAGCACGCCGCCGCCCTTGAGGCCGGGGTCTTCTGCATCAATGTCGAGAGCGAGCCGGAGGTGGTGCAGCTCTCCCGCATCGCCACCGCCATGGGGCGCACCGCCCACATCTCCTTCCGCGTCAATCCGGACGTGGATGCTAAGACCCACGCCAAGATCTCCACGGGGAAGAAGGGCGACAAGTTCGGCATCCCCATATCCACGGCGCGCGAGGCCTATGCCCGTGCCGCAAAGCTGCCCGGCATCCATGTCGCGGGCATCGACATGCATATCGGCTCGCAGATCACCGACCTCGAGCCCTTCGACAACGCCTTCGCGCTTCTGGCCGAATTCGTCGGCACGCTCCGGGCCGACGGCCACTCCATCGACCATGTCGATGTCGGCGGCGGCCTCGGCATTCCCTATCGCGACGACAACGAGCCGCCGCCGGAGCCGATGCGCTACGCCGAGGTGGTGAAGCGCCACACGGCGAGCCTCGGCGCCCGCGTCATCATGGAGCCCGGCCGCATGATGGTCGGCAATGCCGGCATTCTCGTCACCCGCGTCATCTACGTGAAGGAGACGGAGGGGCACACCTTCGTCATCGTCGACGGCGCCATGAACGACCTCATCCGCCCGACCCTCTACGACGCCCATCACGAGATCCGCCCGGTGCGGCAGCCGACGCCCGGCGCGCCGAAGCCGAAGGTCGACGTGGTCGGCCCCATCTGCGAGAGCGGCGACTATCTCGCCCTCGGCCGCAAGCTGCCTCAGGTCGGCTCCGGCGACCTGCTTGCCGTGATGACCGCCGGCGCCTATGGCGCTGTGCAGGCCGGCACCTACAACACCCGTCCGCTGGCGCCGGAAGTGCTGGT contains:
- a CDS encoding SDR family oxidoreductase; its protein translation is MALDKVILVTGASSGIGAGIARELGRAGAKLVLGARRTDRLEKLAAEIGGGALVRRLDVTDRADVAAFAAAARERFGRVDVIVNNAGIMPLSAMASLKVEEWDRMVDVNIKGVLHGIAAVLPEMTARGSGHIVNIASIGALQVFPMAAVYCATKFAVCAISDGLRQEHDTIRVTCIHPGVVESELADTITDPAAAAAMKAFRAVALTPDAIARAVRYAIEQPDDVDVSEIVVRPTASR
- a CDS encoding Atu4866 domain-containing protein, which translates into the protein MTRRVHSARTALLLAAAIALTPVQKATAQMTNPTEATPPVPAHPYVGMWVTPDGHIRHELLPNGRYDEARGARASAYRGRYVVRGNHIDYWDDTGFTADGTFVDADTLHHGGMVFRRQR
- a CDS encoding ArsR/SmtB family transcription factor — translated: MDDEQVISALAALAQPTRLNAFKTLVASEPEGVPAGELARICGVPQNTMSSHLAILLRARLVSAHRRSRSIIYRADLDRFRAMTLHLVQDCCGGRPEVCAPIIRGLAPSCSPKADVS
- a CDS encoding arsenate reductase ArsC: MTEQIAATRIYNVLFLCTGNSSRSIMAEAILNRDGAGKFRGYSAGSHPTGTVNPLTLKVLGSYGYSTEGLASKSWDVFTGPEAPVMDFVFTVCDSAAGEVAPVWPGQPVTAHWGIENPTRGTGSDLEREAAFVAAFRYLRNRITVFSALPLASLDRLNLGARLRDIGQLEGTTRPDPKVA
- the arsB gene encoding ACR3 family arsenite efflux transporter; the encoded protein is MTLFERYLTLWVLACIVVGIGLGTALPGLFTLIAAAEVANVNLPVAVLIWLMIIPMLLRIDFSALGKVGAFWRGIGVTLFINWAVKPFSMALLGWLFIGWLFRPWLPEAQIQSYIAGLIVLAAAPCTAMVFVWSNLTRGEPHFTLSQVALNDAIMVVAFAPIVGLLLGLSAITVPWATLLLSVVLYIVIPVVLAQVLRRRLTAKGGEAAVERLLALLQPVSLAALLATLVLLFGFQGRQIVAQPLIIALLAVPILIQVYLNSGLAYLLNRMTGERHCVAGPSALIGASNFFELAVAAAISLFGLNSGAALATVVGVLVEVPVMLSVVWLVNRTQGWYEAGPAVQRRQVAAPLAQPLP
- a CDS encoding ArsJ-associated glyceraldehyde-3-phosphate dehydrogenase, whose amino-acid sequence is MRVGISGMGRIGRLALRAALGAAQRGADDPRAVNRLDVVHLNEIKGGAATTAHLLEFDSVQGRWRGGIAAEGEDAVTIGDRRMSFSAHAAPADIPWGDLGVDVVLECTGKFLTPAVLEGHLKRGAKRVIVAAPVKDPSVLNVVVGVNEQLYDPAKHPIVTAASCTTNCLAPVVKVVHEAIGIERGQITTIHDPTNTNVVVDAPHKDLRRARSAMLSLQPTTTGSATAIALIYPDLKGRLDGHAVRAPVLNASLTDCVFQVKRPTSAAEVNDLFRTAATGPLAGILGFEPLPLVSADYARDTRSAIVDGPSTLVTDGVMLKVYAWYDNEMGYACRMVDLANHLAAVGI
- the arsJ gene encoding organoarsenical effux MFS transporter ArsJ encodes the protein MAAFSAGLRNYAIVTAAYWGFTLTDGALRMLVLFTFFKLGYSPFTLALLFLLYEAAGIGANFIGGWLATRYGITRMLTVGLSTQIAGFLLLSAMSPGWEAAFLVTWVVAAQGICGVAKDITKTASKSAIKVTEKEARSAGEGSDGRLFRWVAWFTGSKNAMKGAGFFLGGLLLEAFGFRLALWLMAAALGLVLLGVVLSLPPMMGKAKASATARELFGKSRGVNLLAAARIGLFGARDVWFVVGLPVFLYASGWTFPMVGGFLAVWTIGYGLVQASAPALVKRSPDGLSNEVPAARLWSLALMLVPILIAAILAFQPPRADIVLVVGLCVFGFAFAVNSSVHSYLILAYAGSEKAAEDVGFYYAANAAGRFAGTLLSGLLYQTGGILGCLAGSAAMLAACWLATLALPVTREAPTAEPAP
- the arsC gene encoding arsenate reductase (glutaredoxin) (This arsenate reductase requires both glutathione and glutaredoxin to convert arsenate to arsenite, after which the efflux transporter formed by ArsA and ArsB can extrude the arsenite from the cell, providing resistance.), translating into MTVTIYHNPACGTSRNALAMIRASGVEPVVIEYLKTPPSRDRLVCLIAAMGITPRQLLREKGTPYAELGLGDPSLTDEAILDAIMAHPILINRPIVETPRGTRLCRPSEAVLALLDTPPESFTKEDGEVVRPEGDASQRRP
- the lptM gene encoding LPS translocon maturation chaperone LptM, whose protein sequence is MSRRSALLAVLAGAVALGGCGRRGSLELPGETPSPIGGPTPPNLPPRTEPPADPASPAQRQAQPARRDYDRNRPAGQGQLLPSGQFVLDPLL
- the lysA gene encoding diaminopimelate decarboxylase; translated protein: MHHFAYRDGRLHAEDVPLETIAAEVGTPFYCYSTATLERHYRVFSEAFAGLDFLVCYAMKANSNQAVISTLARLGAGMDVVSGGELKRAIAAGVPGERIMFSGVGKTEAEHAAALEAGVFCINVESEPEVVQLSRIATAMGRTAHISFRVNPDVDAKTHAKISTGKKGDKFGIPISTAREAYARAAKLPGIHVAGIDMHIGSQITDLEPFDNAFALLAEFVGTLRADGHSIDHVDVGGGLGIPYRDDNEPPPEPMRYAEVVKRHTASLGARVIMEPGRMMVGNAGILVTRVIYVKETEGHTFVIVDGAMNDLIRPTLYDAHHEIRPVRQPTPGAPKPKVDVVGPICESGDYLALGRKLPQVGSGDLLAVMTAGAYGAVQAGTYNTRPLAPEVLVKDADFAVVRPRLDVDAIIAMDRLPAWL